TATAAAAGATTCAAAAGAATTGAAAATGATAAAATTGGAAGGTGACAATCTGAAAGATGTTTACAAACAAGTTGCAATTGGAGAAAAAGAAGGTTGGGATGATTATATTATGAGAATATTTACATTAAAATATGGTGGTTTTACGCCAAAACACAGTCATCCTTGGCCTCATATCAACTATATCATTAAGGGCAAGGGTATACTTTACATAAATGATACACTTCATAATATTAAAGAAGGTTTTGTAGCTTTTATACAATCAAATACTACACATCAATTTAAAAATGATGGAGATGGAGACTTTAAATTTATATGCATCGTACCTAAGGGATGCGATAAATAGTTATTTGTAAAAAAAATATATAAACAATTAGATTTAAGTTAGTATATATTATTATATTTTAATTTTTGCCTATTATCTCAATAATAGATTGGGGTTTTTTTGGTATTACGTATTGTAAAGATATAATATCAGCTAAGACTACCTTCTTAGCTTTTTCTAATAACTTCTCATAATAATCTAAAGCAATATTATTTAAATAGTTCGATAGTAATGTAGAAGCTATCTCGCTTGAAGTCTGGTTCGATCTTGACAAACTACCAACAACCATATTTCTAACTAGATTAAAATCTTGAGTATTTATATTAGCTATATAATCTTTTGTTAAATAATCTTTAGCAATATTTAAAGCGTCATCTATATTTGAAGAACTACTAATATCTGATCTTACCACTAGATAACTATTTGATATCATACTTAATAAACTAGAAGCTGCTGAATATGCTAAACCTCTTTTTTGTCTAATTTCATCATCCATTTTATTTGACAAGTAAGTAGAAAAGAATAGCCAATCAATGTAATCATCACTTTTCTTTTGAGGGGCATCTATGCCCAGAACAAAAGCGGATGTATCAACATTCCTATTTTCAGTGTAAAAATTTTCTGTTAAAGGTGGTTCAACTGGGCTTGATAATGTATATTTTTTGCCCATATCAATATCGAATTCTCTTATAACGTTATCCAGATTATCTATGTTATCAAGATTGCCAGCTAATACAAAAACTAGATTATTGCCAGCAAAGTATTTATTATATAAATTAATTATATCATCTTTTTTAATGTTTTTAATTGTATCAGGATAACCTATAGTTTCATATCTATATTTAGTCTTAAGACTTCTAAAAATCCACATCTCCATTGCCTCAGACCATACATCTTTTACAGCTTTAGATTGTTGCAAGGCAATATTTTTTTCTTCTTCAAAACCTTCAAATGATGGGTTATATAAAATATCTTTTATTATATTTATTAGTTCTGGTGTATATCTACATAAAGAAACACCAGAAACACCTATATAATCTTTACTAACTATAGGGGATATATTTCCACCAATACTTTCAATCGCTATTGGAAGTTCCCTTGAATTATAGTTTTTAGTATTTCTTGTCATCACATGTATTAATAAATTTCTCAAACCTATTTTATTCTCTTCCTCGACACTTATAGGTAGCTTAAAACCTACTCGTACTGAACACACATTAGATGTGGTTTTATTATATGTTATAACGTGCATCCTATTATTTAATGAAAACTCATTTATATTAGACATAAAATCACTAGCCATAAGATTGTACTCCGAATATAAAATTAATATTAAAATAATAATAACAAATAAAACAATTCTTTTATAATATTTAAAGCTACACATTATTTACTGTCCTCTGGAAGTATAGTTAAAAATGCATAGTTATTACTTCCTAAATACTTCCTACAGACTCTTACAATATCATCTACCTCTATTCTTCTAATTCTTTTAATGATATTATCATACAAATCAAGATTCGCCACAGTATTATAAAAACCTAAAGTTGAGGCCAAAGAAATTGGTCTTTCTTTACTCATCTCAAAACTTGATTCATATAATATTTTCATTCTCTCTAATTCTTCATTTGTTATATCACCATTAGATATTTTTTTAACCTCACTTAAGATGATATCTTTAACTTTATCTACATTATCAGGTGAAGTTACATATACAAACCCAAAATCATTAATCAATTTTGAAGCTGAAAAATCTAGCATTATAGAAGAAGCAAGACCTGTTGTTACAATTTCTTGATCTAATCTTGAACTCTCGCCACCACTTAAAACGTAACCAAGCATTAGTAGCGCGGGGAAATCATCGCTTAACGCATCTGTGCCGATCCAGCCAATCTTTGAGTATGCAATACCACCTGTGTGCATCTCTTTTTTTACTATTTTTGGCTTGCTTATTGGCGCAGGTGGATTAAAATCAAATTCAACTTTCTCTCCTGCTTCATTTATATTTGCCGTCTTCTCCTTAGTCAAAGATACTAATGACTCTTCATCAAAATTTCCCGCAACAACAACAGTTATTCTATCCTTTGTATAAAAGTGCTTATAGAAATATTTTAGATCATCAAGGGTCATCTGCTTGACAACATCATAATCACCACCAATAGGTCTACTATATGGATAAGTTGGATCGAATATCACTTCCCCAAAGGAATCAAACAAATTTGTAAAAGGTTCAGATTTGCGGGTGGCAAGTTCAGACAATATAACACCCTTCTCTTCATTAAACTTTTTCTCTGTTAGATCTACGTTTGCAAGCATATCTGTCAATATATCAATACTTTCAGCAAGTTTATCTTTGGGTGCCTCTATAAAATAATGAACATAATCTTGTGATGTTGCTCCATTATAGGTTGCACCCAATGCTTTAATATAATCAGCAATATTGCCTGGTCTCTTTTTAGTTCCCTTAAAAAACATATGTTCCATAAAGTGACTTGCACCATTATTCTCGTTGTTTTCATAGAGTGATCCAGTTTTCACCCAAAAATCAACTGCAACAACATTAGAATCATTATATTTCTTATATATCAAGGTTAGCCCATTATCAAAATGTTTTACCTTATAAGCAAAAACTGATGTTAACATAGCAAAAAATATTAATATAAAAAAGTAATATTTACAATACCTCATATTGTTTTCTATCTCCTATTAAATGTTTAATGTATATAATATAACAAAACTATACATGATTAAAGA
This genomic stretch from Deferribacterota bacterium harbors:
- a CDS encoding cupin domain-containing protein produces the protein MIKLEGDNLKDVYKQVAIGEKEGWDDYIMRIFTLKYGGFTPKHSHPWPHINYIIKGKGILYINDTLHNIKEGFVAFIQSNTTHQFKNDGDGDFKFICIVPKGCDK
- a CDS encoding pitrilysin family protein, with the translated sequence MASDFMSNINEFSLNNRMHVITYNKTTSNVCSVRVGFKLPISVEEENKIGLRNLLIHVMTRNTKNYNSRELPIAIESIGGNISPIVSKDYIGVSGVSLCRYTPELINIIKDILYNPSFEGFEEEKNIALQQSKAVKDVWSEAMEMWIFRSLKTKYRYETIGYPDTIKNIKKDDIINLYNKYFAGNNLVFVLAGNLDNIDNLDNVIREFDIDMGKKYTLSSPVEPPLTENFYTENRNVDTSAFVLGIDAPQKKSDDYIDWLFFSTYLSNKMDDEIRQKRGLAYSAASSLLSMISNSYLVVRSDISSSSNIDDALNIAKDYLTKDYIANINTQDFNLVRNMVVGSLSRSNQTSSEIASTLLSNYLNNIALDYYEKLLEKAKKVVLADIISLQYVIPKKPQSIIEIIGKN
- a CDS encoding pitrilysin family protein translates to MLTSVFAYKVKHFDNGLTLIYKKYNDSNVVAVDFWVKTGSLYENNENNGASHFMEHMFFKGTKKRPGNIADYIKALGATYNGATSQDYVHYFIEAPKDKLAESIDILTDMLANVDLTEKKFNEEKGVILSELATRKSEPFTNLFDSFGEVIFDPTYPYSRPIGGDYDVVKQMTLDDLKYFYKHFYTKDRITVVVAGNFDEESLVSLTKEKTANINEAGEKVEFDFNPPAPISKPKIVKKEMHTGGIAYSKIGWIGTDALSDDFPALLMLGYVLSGGESSRLDQEIVTTGLASSIMLDFSASKLINDFGFVYVTSPDNVDKVKDIILSEVKKISNGDITNEELERMKILYESSFEMSKERPISLASTLGFYNTVANLDLYDNIIKRIRRIEVDDIVRVCRKYLGSNNYAFLTILPEDSK